The following DNA comes from Candidatus Omnitrophota bacterium.
GTCGTATTTCCTTTTGAGTTCTTCGTCGTATTTAATGCCCTGCAAAAATTCGTAATCCACTCCGTTAGGCACCACTTCTATTTTTTCCTCCAGCCAGTACTCCTCCTGCATCGCCCGCTTGTAATACTCGGATACCGTCAACAGCTTATTGCACGAATACAAGGCCGAGCCCTCCTGCTGGATGTCATAAAGATAAAAGGGATCTTCGGGAATCCGCTCGTGGGATAAGAATAAATTAAGGTGACAGGACAAAAGGACAGGGCATTTATACAAGGCCTTCAAATGCCTGACCACGCCCCAGAGGTTGGTATCGTGCAGATGGATCAGATCAAATCTCTCCCGGCCAAGAAAGGCGAGCGCGTTCTCGAGAAAAATATCATCCGTAATAATCTTCTGCAGAAACCCGACCCTGGTCAAAAGCTGGTTGGTGTTATAAACCTCTAATAACCGGTAATGATTCGGCTCGTGTTTCCAATCCTCGGGCTGGACGCGCTTTTTCTTGTTTCCCATCAAATAAAGTCCGCCCTCCTGGGTGTAATAATCAGCGCAAATGAGCGTCAATTCTATGTCTTCGAATTTCCTGAGCCCATCGCATAAATAGCGGGTATGCACGCCCAGGCCACCGTTGCTATCGAACGGACTGCCATTGATAAACATGAGGATTTTATTTGTAGACATGATAATTGCCTTTTATGGTTACGCTTGCGTCCTGCGTGGCATGGGAGTTCTGAAGGACCAGTTCGATCGTATTGCCTACAATCTGAACGCTCTTTATCCTGACCAATTGCCAGCCCGTATTGTTATAAAAGTTCCCTGAAAGAAAACCGTCATCCTCGTAAGCGTACCCTTTCACCCACCAGTCGTAAAAAACGCAAAGGCTAATCATATTCGTGCTCATACCTGCGCTTTGGGCTTTGGCATTGTTTATGTCGGTGGTGAACATGATGTAAGAATGCGCCCTGCGCCAGGATGAAACCGCTGCCTGCGGGACGTATAAAAGCAAATGCCCCATCTTGTAGTCCGCGCGACCCAGGGGAATAACAAGCGTGTAAGTCGTGCCTGCCGGAATAGCCTGGTTCGTGCAACCGAAACTCCCTTCTTCCCGGCCGCCTTTTTCGACCACGTCCAGCTTGCCTGTGATGGGATTAAATTTCATCGACATATTAGTTCCTGGTTATGGTGGCGATCTCGTTTCCCGGATTATAAGCTAAAGTCAAGACCGCAACCGCGGTGCCTGAAACGCCGCCCTTTTTGTATGTCACGGTTTCGATTTCTCCCTGGCCATTTCCGGAAGATACATAAGTCAAGGCGATATAATCGAAAGCCGGGATTTCAAAGCCGATTAATTTCCTAAGTTCCGCTAAAATCGCGCCGTCGCTTCCGCCTCCGACGTAGACATTACCGGCCCGATAAAATTTCTCGCCGTCTTCAGTCACCAGCCTGACGGGTATTGCCTCTTTGGGCTTTGTGTTCTTGACAAAACTATTGAAGATAATCGCCTTGAGCTGTTTCCAGAACTCCTCGCTCGAATCTTTGAAAAAATTAAATAACTTTCCGAAATCGAACTCTTTATACCAAACAGGTCTTTTAATGCTTACCTCATCAGGAAATTCTTTAGGTTTTATTTCCTTTAAGTTGGATACCCTTATCTCTTTCGGGTGCTCGCTTCTTAAATCCTGCGCGTTGGATATCTTGACCTCTCTCACGGCGTCAGGAAAGTTACTGACGAACACCCTGAATTCTTTGCCAAGCGTTTCCTGATATTTATCCAGGGCTTGTATGAGCTCGCGGACTTCATTCCTGATATCCTCAAACGTCTGGGAATCCTTGCCGTCCTTTATCAGCACATAGACCTTAGCGATGATATCAACGATGTCCTTCTGCCGGTCTAAAGACTTAAGCAGAAAGATATTTCTCTCCAAGTTGTCGTCCTCGGTTTGGGTGCCTAATAGCCGGCTGATTTTGTTTCGTTCTAAAAGGACGGCTTTCTTATCCATTAGCTAAAACCTCCGAAAGCTTATTTTTTATTCCGCAGAGCTCTTCTTTTAAGGCGCTGTTATCGTTCCCTATCTTCGCAAGCTCGCTGCTTAAGTTCTCATTTCTCTTTGTAACTTCTCCGGCGTCTTCTAGAATCTGACGAATCTCTTCTTCTTGCTGTGCTTCCTCTGTTCCCCCGTCTTTAGGAATTTTTGAGTCAGCGGTTGTCTCCGGAAGGCCGAGCTCTTTTCTTTTCTGCTCTTCTCTTGCCCTCTGCTCCAAAATCTCCTCCCAGTCTTTGCCCTGCCCAGCTGCTTCATCTGCTAAGCTTGAGATATTTCCCGTAATAGCCTCCCTGGATGCCTTTACTTCTTTAAGCGGATCCACCCAGGACCAGCCGGGAGCAATCCATCTTGCCCTCAGCCATGCAGATCTTGGCCTGCCTTTTTCGTAAAACTCAGCGGCCTCCAGCTCGCCCTTTAAGTACGCCTCTTCCAAAAGCATCTCCCAGACCGGCTGGCAGAGCTTTTGGGAGAGCCATTCCTGCCTAACCTTAAAATATCTCCTGGCTTCTAAGAGAGCTGCCC
Coding sequences within:
- a CDS encoding glycosyltransferase family 4 protein; its protein translation is MSTNKILMFINGSPFDSNGGLGVHTRYLCDGLRKFEDIELTLICADYYTQEGGLYLMGNKKKRVQPEDWKHEPNHYRLLEVYNTNQLLTRVGFLQKIITDDIFLENALAFLGRERFDLIHLHDTNLWGVVRHLKALYKCPVLLSCHLNLFLSHERIPEDPFYLYDIQQEGSALYSCNKLLTVSEYYKRAMQEEYWLEEKIEVVPNGVDYEFLQGIKYDEELKRKYDKPLVVFVGRMVPTKGVWQILEAIRQIQDHHFVLISALSPTLEPCNPLTHEIKKMKERYANFEWLNFCPQEEKWKLMKIADIAIMPSLHEPFGITALEWMGLGASLIVSNTGGLKEFCNDDNAILIEPTAESLIKAIRNHKAVPEKLRQAKETAKRYSWKEIARHTKDIYLSMI